The following coding sequences are from one Ctenopharyngodon idella isolate HZGC_01 chromosome 17, HZGC01, whole genome shotgun sequence window:
- the ahsa1b gene encoding activator of 90 kDa heat shock protein ATPase homolog 1b: MAKWGEGDPRWIVEERADATNVNNWHWTERDATNWSSEKLKELLMGLCVESEEGKCEITEVSKVEGEASINNRKGKLIFFYEWNLKAAWTGTSKSGIKYKGNIEVPNLSDENDMDDLDINVSLCKDEPETALLSLMRKEGADKIRTALASYVGFLKTEFTQGMILPTANGVTKQQTAQATTKTSKTQIGSCSAAPPPSNTGVKIPTCKFSLKDTFLTSPEELYRVFLNQELVQAFTRSGAMVEAEKGGKFRLLDGHVNGEFQELVPEQKIVMKWRFNSWPCEHYATVTLTFTDKGNETELKIECRAVPESEEERTRDGWQRYYCHAIKQTFGYGARLC, encoded by the exons ATGGCGAAGTGGGGAGAAGGAGACCCTCGCTGGATCGTGGAGGAGAGAGCGGATGCTACAAACGTCAACAACTGGCACTG GACGGAAAGGGACGCCACAAACTGGTCATCGGAAAAGCTGAAGGAGCTGCTCATGGGATTGTGTGTGGAGAGTGAAGAAGGCAAGTGTGAGATCACAGAGGTCAGCAAGGTGGAGGGAGAAGCATCCATCAATAATCGCAAAGGGAAGCTTATATTCTTCTATGAGTGGAATCTGAAGGCTGCCTGGACAG GGACATCAAAATCAGGCATCAAATACAAGGGGAACATTGAAGTTCCAAACCTTTCAGATGAAAATGACATGGACGACCTTGAT ATCAATGTGAGTCTTTGTAAAGATGAGCCTGAGACGGCGCTGCTTTCTCTGATGAGGAAGGAGGGAGCCGATAAAATTCGCACAGCGCTGGCCAGCTATGTGGGCTTCCTCAAAACAG AGTTCACACAGGGCATGATCCTGCCCACAGCCAATGGTGTGACAAAACAGCAAACAGCCCAGGCAACAACTAAGACAAGCAAAACTCAG ATTGGCTCATGTAGCGCTGCTCCTCCTCCTTCCAACACAGGGGTAAAAATCCCCACCTGCAAGTTCTCATTAAAGGACACTTTCCTCACCTCACCAGAAGAGCTTTACAGGGTGTTTCTCAATCAGGAG TTGGTTCAGGCTTTCACACGCAGTGGTGCCATGGTTGAGGCTGAAAAAGGTGGGAAGTTTCGGCTGTTGGACGGACACGTGAATGGAGAGTTTCAGGAGCTG GTACCTGAGCAGAAGATAGTCATGAAATGGAGGTTCAACTCATGGCCTTGTG AGCACTATGCGACGGTGACATTGACTTTCACAGACAAGGGTAATGAGACGGAGTTAAAGATTGAGTGTCGGGCAGTTCCTGAGAGTGAAGAGGAACGAACACGAGATGGCTGGCAGAGGTATTACTGCCACGCTATTAAACAGACATTTGGCTACGGTGCACGACTCTGCTGA
- the LOC127498352 gene encoding dr1-associated corepressor — MPGQKRKYNVRFPPGRIKKIMQKDTEVGRIATAVPVIISKALEMFLRSLLSMTCKITQSRNSRVMSINHMKQCIHSERLFDFLKDLADQASTASTSECKTKGKWQSLGKRWKSVSIKARSPESEEPPQKATNDLVINSDSSSESELFICLETHSP; from the exons ATGCCCGGACAGAAGAGAAAATATAATGTTCGCTTTCCACCC GGACGCATTaagaaaataatgcaaaagGATACAGAGGTTGGACGAATCGCTACAGCTGTACCAGTAATCATAT CTAAAGCTTTAGAAATGTTCCTCAGATCTCTTCTCAGCATGACCTGTAAAATAACCCAATCCAGAAACAGCAGAGTGATGTCCATCAATCACAT GAAACAGTGCATTCATTCAGAGAGGTTGTTTGACTTCCTGAAGGATTTGGCAGATCAGGCCTCCACTGCGTCAACATCAGAATGCAAAACTAAGGGCAAATGGCAGTCACTCGG GAAACGGTGGAAAAGTGTTTCTATCAAAGCCAGGTCACCTGAGAGTGAGGAGCCCCCCCAAAAAGCCACCAATGATCTGGTCATCAACAGTGATTCATCCAGT GAGTCTGAGCTGTTTATCTGTTTGGAAACTCATTCACCTTAA